The Paenibacillus sp. 37 sequence ATTAATCCCCCTCGTATTAAGCTCTCCTGTATGTGGTATAATCAAGGGGCGAAGGGGTCCAAATCTTCGCCCTGGCTCGTTTGTTTTCCTAGACAAACGGGCTTTATTTTTTTCGTTGATGTTGTCGAGTATATTCATTCAGTATGTTGTCCAACTTCTGCGATTTCTCCACTACCTCCACTGCTGTTAAACCCATCCGCTGCGCTAAATCAATAAGCTCTTTTCGCAACACTTCAATTTGAATACGTAACGCCTCCGTACCCATGTTGAGTTTTCCTCCTTTATACATCCTTTAATTAGAACAGACTTTTTTACCCTAAACCTCATTCGGCACCGTTTGCCTGTCTAGCCCTAGCGGCGATGAGCGGAATCTTTTAAGGTTGATGAGCAGTTATCTTACTAGCTGACCTGCCTTACCTTATGAAGTTTTCAAAGAAACAAATTATTCGTATACCGTAGCCGTCGCAGATTTAAGATCATATAGGTTCTCGCAGGGCAAGGCTGCCCGAAGGGACGACAAAATTAGGTGGAATGATTTTCTCAACATAATTTTGTCGCCTTGCCCGGAGAGGTTCTATATGATCCCATGCGGTTAGATGGCTACGGAATACGAATAATCTCTTTGAAAAACGGAATAGGGTAAGGCTCCACGCAAGGTATGCGAACGTGACTTTTTTCTTCTTCGAATATGCAACAAAGGTTTTGAGTCAAAGGTCTACTCAGGCGGTTTTGGAACGATGAAGGAATGAAGCGAGCGTAATGGAGTCATGGTTCCTTATTTGCTTCGTAGTACATGGTGGGTATTGTGAAGTGGAGTGAAACAGAGCGAAGTCTTGCCCATGATGTATGAGCATTGCCCCAAGTCTTTAGCTTCCTTGCTAGTCCCGTTAAGAATTCCAATGGAACCCGGACGACTTATCTGGGGTCGCTTGGGATTTAGGGACGGTGAACTGCGGGAATACCCCCGCTATATCTACATCTCTTAGCTTTATGTGTAAATAAACTTGCCCTGGTATTTGTTGATTGAAATTAAATGTATCTTAAACTACTAATCTAATCTGACCTTGAATCTGAAGAGATGATATGTATACAGAGCTACAACATCAATATTGGCTATACAATTACTAGAAGGCAGTGTGAAGGAATGATTGCCTCATCACTATAGCCATTTTATCTTTTATGACGTGTCTCCATGCGGTAATGATACGAATTAGTAGGAACCGAGAAATATATAACAAATAAGTTCTCGTAAAGGCAATACTTATGTATTTATCTTTCAACTCTATCCAAGCACAAAATTTCCAGCATAAGACGATATTCAATTTAATGTTCAGCGTGTACTCTTTAGTATCAATTCCAATCCATATATGGCTCATATCAGCACGAACGAGATCGAGACGTAACGCCACACATTAAATTGTGATGAAACAACAAAAATTTGCTGAACCTATGGCACAACGAGCTAAATACATTCACTTAATTAATCACGTATACATTACGTATATGTTTACGTGTATACGTAAATGTATTTAAGAGACCCTCTGCAATTTGCAGGTGACCTTTGTTTGTGATACATAACTAAACCAAAAAAAACACCCATCATTCGCTCATTAGGAGCAGTATGTTGAGTGCTTTTTCTTTATTGGATACCTTTGAGACGGAGCGGAATGCTTTCACTGAAGTTCGATCCAGCTGCTGGTGTTTGAAGTCTGATTACAAGATCGGTTAGTTGAATAGTTCCTGTTTTAGGGATAATCACAGCAGTGGTGTCTGTCCGGCTATTGCGATAAACGCGTGCAACTGTATTCAGCACACCTTTTTGGAAAAAGGCCTCCCGATCGGGACTATTAAATCCATCAACGCGAAATTGAATTTTTGTGTTAGGGTTATATTTTTTTGTATCTTTGTTAAATACCGGCCCACCTTTGAAATAGAGGACGTAACTGTTTTTCTGGTCTTTAATCATCAAATTAGTGATTGAAGGGCGGTTATTATACCACTTAAGCGTATTGATAGGCGCAATCAGTCCAAGGTTCGGGTCGCTAGGATCAGCCAAGTCGATAGCGATAAGAGCGTCCAGTTTAGCTTGGTACAGTCCATCTTTCGATGTGATGGTCATAAGCTTTTCGTTCCACATTTCTTCGACCGAAGACTTACCGGCTTGTTTCCAATCGGATTCCGGAGTAACCCACATTTCTGGCATCACGGTGAAGATGTTGGTACCATGCCATGCGATTTCTGCACTACCGACCGCATACCTGTCGACGTCAAGGGAAGCGCCGGTATTCTTGGTAAGAATACGTTCGATTACAACGATTGCCTGCGCACGCGTGGTCAGTCCTTTCGGAGCGATCTGCCCTATACCTACCCCTTTAATGAGACCGGCTTTCGTAGCGAGATACATCCATTTGTCATCTTCCTTTGTTGTTTCCCCGATCGCACGAGCTGCAACACGGGCCATCTCTTCGCGTGTCATCACTTTCGCCCAAG is a genomic window containing:
- a CDS encoding S-layer homology domain-containing protein, coding for MKKQFIKIAGITLTAALMLGTMSITIPNAQAAKTPFSDVQSTHWGAGAITNGVSKGYVDGYTNGTFKPDASVTRAEFMKMVVSAMELETTPSSGKWYTEYVDTASKAGLFATDDFNDNEAAWAKVMTREEMARVAARAIGETTKEDDKWMYLATKAGLIKGVGIGQIAPKGLTTRAQAIVVIERILTKNTGASLDVDRYAVGSAEIAWHGTNIFTVMPEMWVTPESDWKQAGKSSVEEMWNEKLMTITSKDGLYQAKLDALIAIDLADPSDPNLGLIAPINTLKWYNNRPSITNLMIKDQKNSYVLYFKGGPVFNKDTKKYNPNTKIQFRVDGFNSPDREAFFQKGVLNTVARVYRNSRTDTTAVIIPKTGTIQLTDLVIRLQTPAAGSNFSESIPLRLKGIQ
- a CDS encoding aspartyl-phosphate phosphatase Spo0E family protein, whose protein sequence is MGTEALRIQIEVLRKELIDLAQRMGLTAVEVVEKSQKLDNILNEYTRQHQRKK